In a single window of the Agrobacterium vitis genome:
- a CDS encoding ABC transporter ATP-binding protein, whose translation MITLENVTKYYKTAAHRRFILRNQSMQFTAGRSYGLLGVNGAGKSTTMRLISGAELPNKGRIHRQVRVSWPLGFANGLNHMLSGKENLKFVARAYGEDFHRVLRFVAEFAEIGSYLNEPLRTYSSGMMARFAFGLSMAIEFDCYLVDEITAVGDSNFQRRCREAFRARRTKSDVIMISHDMDTIKDYCDVALVLIDGHMVQFDSVEEGIATYMRLNR comes from the coding sequence ATGATCACTCTTGAAAACGTGACGAAATATTACAAGACAGCGGCTCATCGCCGGTTTATCCTGCGCAATCAGAGCATGCAGTTTACCGCCGGGCGTTCCTATGGACTGCTTGGGGTGAACGGTGCCGGGAAGTCGACCACGATGCGGCTCATCTCGGGTGCGGAATTGCCAAACAAGGGGCGCATTCATCGACAGGTACGGGTTTCCTGGCCGCTCGGTTTCGCCAATGGCCTGAACCACATGTTGAGCGGAAAGGAAAACCTGAAATTCGTCGCCAGGGCCTATGGCGAGGATTTTCACCGAGTGCTGCGCTTTGTCGCCGAATTTGCCGAAATTGGCAGCTATCTGAACGAACCGCTGCGCACCTATTCGTCCGGGATGATGGCACGCTTTGCATTCGGCCTCTCCATGGCCATCGAGTTCGATTGTTATCTTGTCGACGAAATCACGGCTGTCGGCGACTCGAATTTCCAAAGACGCTGTCGTGAAGCCTTCAGGGCAAGGCGTACAAAATCCGATGTCATCATGATCTCCCACGACATGGACACGATTAAGGATTATTGCGATGTCGCTCTTGTGTTAATTGACGGTCATATGGTGCAATTCGATAGTGTCGAAGAGGGTATCGCCACATATATGCGACTGAATCGCTAG
- the hisD gene encoding histidinol dehydrogenase, with product MAVWLEQASDDFEARFTAFLTTKREVSEDVNAVVKTIIDDVRARGDAALAEYSHRFDGLDFAVTPMRVTATEIDAAFAEVSPELIDALHLAAERIERHHARQMPKDDIYEDAIGVGLGSRWTAIDAVGLYVPGGTASYPSSVLMNAVPARVAGVPRVVMVVPASGGAINPTVLAAAKIADVTEIYRIGGAQAVAALAYGTETIEPVAKIVGPGNAYVAAAKRHVFGTVGIDMIAGPSEVLVIADKDNDPDWIAADLLAQAEHDRGAQSILITDSPDFAKAVEAAVERQLKTLSRSETASASWQDFGALVIVPNLGASVPLANRIAAEHLELAVADPDALMAGIRNAGAIFIGRHTPEVIGDYVGGSNHVLPTARSARFSSGLSVLDFVKRTSILRLGPQQLRQLAPAAIALAKSEGLDAHARSVAIRLNLED from the coding sequence GTGGCAGTTTGGCTTGAGCAGGCATCGGACGATTTCGAGGCGCGGTTTACCGCATTTCTCACCACCAAGCGGGAAGTGTCCGAGGATGTAAACGCAGTCGTCAAAACCATTATCGACGATGTGCGGGCGCGCGGCGATGCTGCCTTGGCGGAGTATTCGCATCGGTTCGATGGGCTGGATTTCGCAGTCACACCCATGCGCGTCACCGCAACTGAAATCGACGCCGCCTTTGCCGAGGTCTCGCCCGAGCTTATCGATGCGCTGCATCTTGCCGCAGAGCGCATTGAGCGCCACCACGCCCGCCAGATGCCCAAGGACGATATCTACGAAGACGCCATCGGTGTCGGTCTCGGCTCCCGCTGGACGGCCATTGATGCTGTTGGCCTCTATGTGCCGGGCGGCACGGCAAGCTATCCCAGTTCTGTGCTGATGAATGCCGTTCCGGCCCGCGTTGCTGGCGTGCCGCGCGTCGTCATGGTCGTGCCCGCCTCCGGCGGCGCCATCAATCCCACGGTGCTGGCTGCGGCAAAAATTGCTGACGTGACGGAAATCTACCGGATCGGTGGCGCTCAGGCTGTCGCCGCACTCGCCTATGGTACGGAAACCATCGAACCGGTCGCCAAGATCGTCGGCCCCGGCAATGCCTATGTGGCCGCCGCCAAGCGCCATGTGTTCGGCACAGTCGGCATCGACATGATTGCCGGCCCTTCGGAAGTGCTTGTCATCGCCGACAAAGATAATGACCCCGACTGGATTGCCGCCGATCTGCTGGCGCAGGCCGAACACGACCGGGGCGCTCAGTCGATCCTGATTACCGACAGTCCGGACTTTGCCAAGGCGGTTGAGGCCGCCGTCGAGCGGCAGCTGAAAACGCTGAGCCGCAGCGAGACCGCCAGCGCCAGTTGGCAGGATTTTGGCGCGCTGGTCATTGTCCCGAACCTTGGTGCTTCCGTGCCGCTTGCCAACCGCATCGCCGCCGAGCATCTGGAGCTGGCAGTTGCCGATCCCGATGCGCTGATGGCGGGCATTCGCAATGCCGGCGCGATCTTCATCGGTCGCCATACGCCGGAAGTGATCGGCGATTATGTCGGCGGCTCCAACCACGTCCTGCCAACGGCCCGTTCGGCGCGGTTTTCCTCCGGCCTGTCGGTGCTGGATTTCGTCAAGCGCACCTCGATCCTGCGGCTAGGCCCGCAACAGCTTAGGCAATTGGCGCCTGCAGCAATCGCCTTGGCCAAGAGCGAAGGGCTGGATGCCCATGCCAGATCCGTCGCCATTCGGCTCAATCTTGAGGACTAG
- a CDS encoding MurR/RpiR family transcriptional regulator — MGRQGERTGRSRRIDRYGDRLKKRRDQLSPGLLTVADYIDGHRHAVLSKSALEIAFETGTSDATVIRAIQALGFRGLVDLKETLKAYLGETDSPIEKMAATTDGISGNSDAAVDFVLENQQTALAALASPENRAALSKAALLMAEARAIGVFGIGASGIIASYGARLFSRSGFPSYALNTTGISLAEQLLGLGTGHVLVMLLHGRPHREAMTVISEAKRLDIPLILVLGQAESVLRQHASVSLVVPRAKSEQVALHAPSLMVIETLALALSALKPERTLETLNRLVELRSTIRPDKRG; from the coding sequence ATGGGCAGGCAGGGTGAACGGACCGGCAGATCACGGCGCATCGACCGTTATGGCGACCGGCTGAAAAAGCGCCGCGATCAGCTTTCACCTGGTCTGCTGACCGTAGCCGATTATATCGATGGGCATCGCCATGCGGTGTTGAGCAAATCGGCGCTGGAAATCGCCTTCGAGACCGGCACATCCGACGCAACGGTGATCCGCGCCATTCAGGCGCTGGGCTTTCGCGGCCTGGTCGACCTGAAGGAAACGTTGAAAGCCTATCTGGGCGAAACCGATTCCCCCATTGAAAAAATGGCCGCGACCACGGATGGCATCAGCGGCAATAGCGATGCTGCCGTGGATTTCGTGCTGGAAAACCAGCAGACTGCCCTGGCGGCGCTGGCAAGCCCAGAAAACCGGGCCGCCCTTTCCAAAGCCGCTTTGCTGATGGCCGAGGCCCGCGCCATCGGGGTTTTCGGCATCGGCGCATCCGGCATTATCGCCAGTTACGGCGCCCGGCTGTTTTCCCGCTCCGGGTTTCCGTCCTACGCTCTTAACACCACAGGAATTTCGCTGGCCGAACAATTGCTCGGACTTGGCACCGGCCATGTGCTGGTCATGCTGCTGCATGGCCGTCCGCATCGCGAAGCCATGACGGTGATTTCCGAGGCCAAACGGCTCGACATACCGCTGATCCTGGTGCTGGGACAGGCCGAAAGCGTGCTGCGCCAGCACGCCAGCGTCAGCCTCGTCGTTCCGCGCGCCAAAAGCGAGCAGGTGGCGTTGCATGCGCCCTCGCTGATGGTAATCGAAACCCTGGCGCTGGCGCTTTCCGCTCTCAAACCGGAACGGACGCTGGAAACGCTGAACCGGCTGGTGGAGCTGCGCAGCACCATTCGCCCCGACAAGCGTGGTTAA
- a CDS encoding TonB-dependent siderophore receptor, which produces MRDNGKSRGRMMAALLLASVALPARAEDVSGQAGDTAGTTALQTITVTDKKSTRGYQPLSTSTATRTDTPLLDVPQAVNVVSGEVLKDQGARSLDDALANISGITQANTLGGTQDAIIRRGFGDNRDGSILTDGLKTALPFSFNATTDRVEVLKGPASTLYGILDPGGMVNVVTKKPEDVFSGEVYSSVTGYGAGKYGSTSGLDVTGPISGTDFSYRFIAEGQKSDYWRNFGETKKWMVAPSLSWSGEDTEVTVSYMHDDYSVPFDRGTIFDLTTGHAVDLSRRTRLDEKYNITDGKSDLAKVSIDRQLSDDWKLSLNYAYSRNEYSDNQARVTGYNSTTGAVTRRADATQYSTSYNHAVRADLTGEVEIGGMQNDLLFGVSYDYSDTLRTDMLRCANSSNFNINNPVYGNLAQCTKVSASDSDQTEQLSTASVYMQDSLHLTDQWILVGGLRYQYYDLYAGKGRPFNANTDSNGDALIPNGGIVYKLTPEISLYANAARTFRPQSSISSYYGNLDPEEGTSYEIGSKFELLDGLSANVALFSARKKNVAYSETIGGESVVKTAGLVRSRGLEVDVAGQLTDHWQVIASYGYTDAKVLEDPDYAGKQLPNVARHTGALSVAYDVGDIGGDGNRLKVGGGIRAVGKRAGINSNSYFLPGYAVVDLFAAYTFNFERPLTLQVNLKNIFDKTYYTSSIGSTNYANQVGEPFNVTVRASVKF; this is translated from the coding sequence ATGCGTGATAACGGCAAAAGCCGTGGTCGGATGATGGCGGCGCTGTTGCTGGCATCCGTCGCTCTGCCAGCCAGGGCCGAGGATGTGTCCGGTCAAGCCGGTGACACGGCTGGTACGACGGCGCTTCAGACCATTACAGTGACGGACAAAAAATCGACGCGCGGTTATCAGCCCCTGTCCACCAGCACCGCAACCCGCACGGATACGCCGCTGCTGGATGTGCCGCAGGCGGTCAATGTAGTGAGCGGCGAGGTCTTGAAGGACCAGGGTGCCCGCTCGCTGGACGATGCGCTTGCCAATATCAGCGGCATTACCCAGGCCAATACATTGGGCGGCACGCAGGACGCCATCATTCGCCGCGGCTTTGGCGACAATCGCGATGGCTCGATTCTGACCGATGGGCTGAAGACCGCGCTGCCATTTTCCTTCAACGCCACCACCGACCGGGTCGAGGTGTTGAAAGGTCCGGCTTCGACGCTTTACGGCATTCTCGACCCCGGCGGCATGGTCAATGTCGTCACCAAAAAGCCGGAGGACGTGTTTTCCGGTGAGGTCTATAGCAGTGTAACCGGTTATGGCGCGGGCAAATATGGTTCGACCTCCGGCCTGGATGTGACCGGTCCAATTTCCGGGACAGACTTTTCCTATCGTTTCATCGCGGAAGGCCAGAAGAGCGATTACTGGCGCAATTTCGGTGAGACCAAGAAATGGATGGTTGCACCATCCCTGAGCTGGAGTGGCGAGGATACCGAGGTTACCGTCTCCTATATGCACGACGATTACAGCGTGCCCTTCGACCGTGGCACGATCTTCGATCTGACCACCGGCCATGCGGTGGACCTCAGCCGCCGCACCCGGCTCGACGAGAAATATAACATTACCGATGGCAAATCGGATCTGGCCAAGGTGTCGATTGACCGGCAGTTGAGCGACGACTGGAAACTGTCCCTGAACTACGCCTATAGCCGCAACGAATATTCCGATAATCAGGCCCGCGTCACCGGCTATAATTCCACAACCGGTGCCGTGACGCGCCGCGCCGATGCCACGCAATATTCCACCAGCTACAATCATGCAGTCAGGGCCGACCTGACCGGCGAAGTCGAGATCGGCGGTATGCAGAACGACCTGCTGTTTGGCGTTTCCTATGATTATAGCGATACGCTGCGCACTGACATGCTGCGTTGCGCCAATTCCAGCAATTTCAACATCAACAATCCGGTTTATGGCAATCTGGCGCAATGCACCAAGGTTTCGGCCTCCGACAGCGACCAGACGGAGCAATTGTCGACGGCCTCGGTCTATATGCAGGACAGCCTGCATCTGACCGACCAATGGATATTGGTCGGCGGTCTGCGCTACCAGTATTACGATCTCTATGCCGGTAAGGGGCGCCCCTTCAATGCCAATACCGATAGCAATGGCGATGCGCTCATTCCCAATGGCGGTATCGTCTACAAGCTGACGCCTGAGATCTCGCTCTACGCCAATGCAGCCCGGACCTTCCGGCCCCAGTCGTCGATCTCCAGCTATTATGGCAATCTCGACCCGGAAGAGGGGACATCCTACGAGATCGGCAGCAAATTCGAGCTGCTGGACGGCTTGAGCGCCAATGTTGCGCTGTTTTCCGCCCGCAAGAAAAATGTCGCCTATTCCGAGACTATCGGCGGCGAAAGCGTGGTCAAGACGGCGGGGCTGGTGCGCTCACGGGGCCTCGAGGTCGATGTGGCCGGCCAGTTGACGGATCATTGGCAGGTAATTGCGAGCTATGGCTATACCGATGCCAAGGTTCTGGAGGACCCGGATTATGCCGGCAAGCAATTGCCCAATGTTGCCCGCCATACCGGCGCCCTGTCCGTGGCCTATGATGTCGGTGACATCGGTGGCGATGGGAACAGGTTGAAGGTTGGCGGTGGCATCCGCGCCGTGGGCAAGCGGGCAGGCATCAACAGCAATAGTTATTTCCTGCCCGGCTATGCGGTCGTCGATCTGTTCGCAGCCTACACGTTCAACTTCGAGCGGCCATTGACGCTTCAGGTGAATTTGAAGAATATTTTCGACAAGACCTATTATACCTCATCGATCGGCTCGACCAATTACGCCAACCAGGTTGGAGAACCCTTCAATGTCACGGTGAGGGCCAGCGTCAAATTCTGA
- the murA gene encoding UDP-N-acetylglucosamine 1-carboxyvinyltransferase translates to MDRIRIVGGNALNGIIPISGAKNAALPLMIASLLTSDTLTLENVPHLADVELLLRILGNHGVDIAVNGRRERQSGSYSRTIHFTCRTIVDTNAPYELVSKMRASFWVIGPLLAREGKARVSLPGGCAIGTRPVDLFIDGLRALGATMEIDSGYIEATAPKGGLIGASYTFPKVSVGATHVMLMAASLARGTTVIHNAAREPEVVDLANCLNAMGARITGQGTATITIEGVTSLSGARHRVLPDRIETGTYAMAVAMTGGDVTLEGTDIALLDTAVEALRRAGAEVSAIKDGIRVIGHGDAIRPVDIVTEPFPGFPTDLQAQFMGLMTRAQGVAHVTETIFENRFMHVQELARLGAKITLSGQTARIEGVQRLRGAPVMATDLRASVSLVIAGLAAEGETLVNRVYHLDRGFERLEEKLTRCGAIVERISD, encoded by the coding sequence ATGGATCGTATCAGGATTGTCGGCGGCAACGCCCTTAACGGCATCATTCCTATTTCCGGCGCCAAAAACGCTGCCCTGCCCTTGATGATCGCCTCGCTCCTGACCAGCGACACGCTGACGCTGGAAAACGTGCCGCATCTGGCCGATGTCGAGCTTCTACTGCGCATTCTGGGCAATCATGGCGTCGACATTGCCGTCAATGGACGGCGCGAGCGCCAGTCCGGCAGCTATTCTCGCACCATTCACTTCACCTGCCGCACCATCGTCGATACCAATGCGCCCTATGAGCTGGTCTCCAAGATGCGCGCCAGCTTCTGGGTGATCGGCCCATTGCTGGCCCGTGAGGGCAAGGCCCGCGTCTCACTGCCCGGTGGCTGTGCCATCGGCACCCGCCCGGTCGATCTGTTCATCGACGGCCTTCGCGCGCTGGGCGCCACAATGGAGATCGACAGCGGCTATATCGAAGCCACGGCTCCAAAGGGCGGCTTGATTGGCGCGAGCTATACATTCCCCAAGGTTTCCGTTGGCGCCACCCACGTCATGCTGATGGCGGCATCGCTGGCACGCGGCACAACGGTGATCCACAATGCGGCGCGTGAGCCGGAAGTGGTGGATCTTGCCAATTGCCTGAACGCCATGGGCGCGAGAATCACCGGCCAGGGCACAGCCACCATCACCATTGAGGGTGTTACCAGCCTATCTGGCGCCCGCCACCGTGTTCTGCCGGACCGGATCGAGACCGGCACCTATGCCATGGCCGTCGCCATGACCGGCGGCGATGTCACCCTGGAAGGCACCGATATCGCCCTGCTCGACACCGCCGTCGAGGCATTGCGCCGGGCTGGCGCCGAGGTTTCCGCCATCAAGGATGGCATTCGCGTCATCGGCCATGGTGACGCCATTCGCCCGGTCGATATCGTCACCGAACCGTTTCCGGGCTTCCCGACCGACTTGCAGGCGCAGTTCATGGGTCTGATGACCCGCGCCCAGGGCGTGGCGCATGTGACGGAAACGATTTTCGAAAACCGCTTCATGCATGTGCAGGAACTGGCGCGGCTCGGTGCCAAGATCACGCTCAGCGGCCAGACCGCCCGTATCGAAGGCGTACAGCGCCTACGAGGCGCGCCAGTCATGGCGACCGATCTGCGCGCCTCTGTCTCACTGGTCATCGCTGGCCTTGCCGCCGAGGGCGAGACATTGGTCAACCGAGTCTATCATCTGGACCGCGGCTTCGAGCGGCTGGAAGAAAAGCTGACCCGCTGCGGTGCGATTGTGGAACGAATCAGCGACTGA
- a CDS encoding glycosyltransferase family 2 protein has product MRKYHCAVVIPTKNAMAVLPKVMEKVLHQQTPWPYEIIAIDSGSRDGTKEYLRSLERVKLIEIDPRDFGHGKTRNLGIEAADAEFVAFLTHDAEPVDAHWLARLVEVAEQDPRIAGVFGRHIAYDTASPFTKSDLDQHFRGFLHHPLIVHKDLDPARYQADEGWRQVLHFYSDNNSLMRKSVWERFPYPDVEFAEDQLWAKSIIEAGYWKAYAPDAVVYHSHDYSFIEQIRRAFDESRNFTRYFGYRLSPHLSQALAGMGKFTFQAFRQKIDPAYGTITFKDRLKRATQRIALVAGHCLGANHEKLPGFLTDRLSLDNRLFKS; this is encoded by the coding sequence ATGAGGAAATACCATTGCGCCGTGGTTATCCCGACAAAGAATGCCATGGCGGTCCTGCCAAAGGTGATGGAAAAGGTGCTTCACCAACAAACACCCTGGCCTTATGAGATCATCGCCATCGATTCAGGGTCTCGTGATGGCACGAAAGAATATCTGCGGAGCCTGGAGCGGGTAAAGCTGATTGAAATCGATCCGCGTGACTTCGGCCATGGCAAAACCCGCAATCTCGGTATTGAGGCAGCCGATGCCGAGTTCGTCGCCTTTCTCACCCATGATGCAGAGCCTGTCGATGCCCATTGGCTGGCGCGCCTGGTTGAGGTCGCAGAACAGGACCCCCGGATCGCTGGCGTGTTCGGACGCCATATCGCCTACGATACCGCTTCGCCTTTTACCAAAAGCGATCTTGATCAGCATTTCCGAGGCTTCCTGCATCATCCGCTGATCGTTCATAAGGACCTTGATCCGGCCCGCTATCAGGCCGATGAAGGCTGGCGACAAGTGCTGCATTTTTACTCCGACAATAATTCCCTGATGCGCAAATCCGTGTGGGAACGCTTTCCCTACCCCGATGTGGAGTTTGCCGAAGATCAATTATGGGCAAAAAGCATTATCGAGGCCGGCTATTGGAAAGCCTATGCGCCAGACGCGGTGGTCTATCATTCCCATGACTACAGTTTCATCGAGCAAATTCGCCGGGCTTTCGACGAATCCCGCAACTTCACCCGGTATTTCGGCTACCGACTATCGCCGCACCTGAGCCAGGCTCTGGCCGGGATGGGAAAGTTTACCTTCCAGGCTTTTCGCCAGAAGATCGATCCGGCCTATGGAACAATTACCTTTAAGGACAGGCTGAAACGGGCCACGCAACGCATCGCACTCGTCGCCGGGCATTGCCTTGGAGCCAATCACGAAAAGCTTCCCGGTTTTTTAACCGATCGCCTGTCGCTTGATAATAGACTGTTCAAGTCCTAA
- a CDS encoding ABC-F family ATP-binding cassette domain-containing protein yields MIRIENISKQNSHRLLFIEASAALNKGEKIGLVGPNGAGKTTLFRMITGEELPDEGQVSTEKGVTIGYFNQDVGEMSGRSAVAEVMDGAGPVSTVAAELRELEGAMSDPDRMDDMDAIIERYGEVQARYEELDGYALEGRAREVLDGLSFSQEMMDGDVGKLSGGWKMRVALARILLMRPDVMLLDEPSNHLDLESLIWLESFLKNYDGALLMTSHDREFMNRIVTKIIEIDGGSLTSYSGDYGFYEGQRAQNEKQQQAQFERQQAMLAKEIKFIERFKARASHAAQVQSRVKKLDKIDRVEPPRRRQTVAFDFLPAPRSGDDVINIKNVHKAYGSRTIYQGLDFMVRRRERWCIMGINGAGKSTLLKLVAGTTEPDQGTVSIGASVKLGYFAQHAMDVLDGDSTVLQWLEESFPKAGQAPLRALAGCFGFSGDDVEKRCRVLSGGEKARLVMAAMLFDPPNLLVLDEPTNHLDLDTKEMLIKALSAYEGTMLFVSHDRHFLAALSNRVLELTPDGIHQYGGGYTEYVARTGQEAPGLHAA; encoded by the coding sequence ATGATCCGCATTGAAAATATCTCCAAGCAGAACAGCCATCGCCTGTTGTTCATCGAGGCCTCCGCCGCCCTGAACAAGGGGGAGAAGATTGGCCTGGTCGGTCCGAATGGCGCGGGCAAGACCACGCTGTTTCGGATGATCACTGGCGAAGAATTGCCTGATGAAGGCCAGGTTTCGACTGAAAAAGGCGTCACCATCGGTTATTTCAACCAGGATGTCGGCGAAATGTCCGGGCGTTCGGCAGTCGCCGAGGTGATGGATGGGGCCGGGCCGGTCAGCACGGTGGCGGCAGAACTGCGCGAGCTGGAAGGCGCCATGTCGGACCCAGACCGAATGGATGACATGGATGCGATCATCGAGCGCTACGGCGAGGTTCAGGCCCGCTACGAAGAGCTGGATGGCTATGCTCTGGAGGGCCGGGCGCGCGAGGTGCTGGATGGGTTGAGTTTTTCCCAGGAGATGATGGATGGCGACGTCGGCAAGCTGTCGGGTGGCTGGAAAATGCGCGTGGCACTGGCGCGTATTCTATTGATGCGGCCCGATGTGATGCTGCTTGACGAGCCGAGCAACCATCTCGATCTCGAAAGCCTGATCTGGCTGGAAAGTTTTCTGAAGAATTACGATGGCGCGCTGCTGATGACCTCGCATGACCGCGAATTCATGAACCGGATCGTCACGAAGATTATCGAGATCGATGGCGGTTCGCTGACCAGCTATTCCGGTGACTATGGCTTTTACGAGGGCCAGCGCGCCCAGAATGAGAAGCAGCAGCAGGCGCAATTCGAGCGTCAGCAGGCGATGCTGGCCAAGGAAATCAAGTTCATCGAGCGTTTCAAGGCGCGCGCCTCCCATGCGGCCCAGGTGCAGAGCCGGGTGAAGAAACTCGACAAGATCGATCGGGTCGAGCCGCCGCGCCGCCGGCAGACGGTGGCGTTCGACTTCCTGCCCGCGCCACGCTCCGGCGATGACGTCATCAATATCAAGAATGTCCACAAGGCCTATGGCAGCCGGACGATTTATCAGGGGCTGGATTTCATGGTCCGCCGGCGCGAACGCTGGTGCATCATGGGCATCAATGGGGCTGGAAAATCGACGCTGTTAAAGCTGGTTGCCGGCACGACCGAGCCGGATCAAGGCACGGTCAGCATCGGTGCCAGTGTCAAGCTCGGCTATTTCGCCCAGCATGCCATGGACGTGCTGGATGGCGACAGCACCGTATTGCAATGGCTGGAGGAAAGCTTTCCGAAGGCAGGGCAGGCGCCGCTCCGGGCATTGGCCGGTTGCTTCGGCTTTTCCGGTGACGATGTCGAAAAGCGCTGCCGGGTACTGTCTGGCGGCGAGAAGGCCCGGTTGGTGATGGCGGCCATGCTGTTCGACCCGCCAAATCTCCTCGTTCTGGACGAACCGACCAACCATCTGGATCTCGACACCAAGGAAATGCTGATCAAGGCGCTGTCTGCCTATGAAGGCACCATGCTGTTTGTCAGCCATGACCGGCATTTTCTGGCCGCCCTGTCCAACCGCGTCCTGGAACTGACGCCGGATGGCATCCATCAATATGGCGGCGGTTACACGGAATATGTGGCGCGCACCGGCCAGGAAGCGCCGGGCCTGCACGCTGCATAA
- a CDS encoding DUF2948 family protein: protein MTDLKLLSLDEEDLAILSAHMQDAVFKPADVDYAAKSGVFSVAVNRFVWEKAGKGGGIFRRAKSFERRRALLTIKRVQAVRSIGISQTDKDQVMNLLAVTFTPKGEGKGDGPEGRVELVCAAGATIALDVECIEVQLADTGGAWETTSRPRHPGA from the coding sequence ATGACCGATCTCAAGCTTCTATCGCTGGACGAGGAAGATCTCGCCATTCTGTCTGCCCATATGCAGGATGCGGTGTTCAAACCAGCCGATGTGGATTATGCGGCAAAGTCCGGGGTGTTTTCCGTCGCCGTCAACCGTTTCGTCTGGGAAAAAGCCGGAAAAGGCGGCGGAATATTTCGCCGCGCCAAGAGCTTCGAGCGCCGCCGGGCCTTACTCACCATCAAGCGGGTGCAGGCGGTGCGCTCCATCGGCATAAGCCAGACAGATAAGGACCAGGTGATGAACCTGCTGGCCGTAACCTTCACCCCTAAGGGAGAGGGCAAGGGAGATGGCCCTGAAGGTCGGGTGGAACTGGTATGCGCGGCGGGCGCCACCATTGCTTTGGATGTTGAATGCATTGAAGTACAGCTTGCAGATACCGGCGGCGCGTGGGAAACCACTTCAAGGCCCCGGCATCCCGGAGCTTGA
- a CDS encoding glycosyltransferase family 4 protein yields the protein MSRLRITWVIPDFKPGAGGHMTIFRIASYLERFGHDVRFLVQNPTVHKTAEAALETINNHFQPFSGSLELFSGTTPQAEGDALIATDRFTCYPVNAMQQFTRKFYLVQDYEPSFYPSGTEALLTEATYRFDFDCLCAGDWLHKRMSQQYGRWSASWPLAYDAGIYNLGTGTKKRRSKRIALYARYVTPRRAVELAFMALDILRKRNVDFEVDFFGWPLGKLKVDFPYRDLGILKGEQLAELYREATVGVVFSATNHSLVNKEMMACGLPVIDLDLDTVRSIFPDKTMAFADPTPEGIADQIERLLKQPEERERLRQGGLDYVKDLSWEKSARLVEAAIRERVAHGAQQGPKS from the coding sequence ATGTCTCGGCTTCGCATCACCTGGGTCATCCCGGACTTTAAACCTGGAGCGGGTGGCCACATGACGATTTTCCGCATCGCCAGCTATCTGGAACGGTTTGGCCATGATGTCCGCTTCCTCGTGCAAAATCCGACTGTTCATAAAACCGCCGAGGCCGCTCTCGAAACGATCAATAACCATTTTCAACCGTTTTCCGGATCGCTCGAACTCTTTAGCGGTACAACTCCGCAGGCCGAAGGCGATGCCTTGATCGCGACGGATCGCTTTACCTGCTATCCCGTCAACGCCATGCAGCAATTTACCCGCAAATTCTATTTGGTGCAGGATTACGAACCGTCCTTCTATCCGTCGGGTACGGAAGCCCTGCTCACGGAGGCAACCTACCGTTTCGATTTCGATTGTCTGTGCGCCGGCGATTGGCTGCACAAGCGCATGTCGCAGCAATATGGACGATGGTCGGCGTCCTGGCCATTGGCCTATGATGCCGGTATCTACAATCTCGGCACCGGCACGAAGAAGCGCCGCAGCAAGCGCATTGCCCTCTATGCCCGCTATGTCACGCCACGTCGCGCTGTTGAGCTTGCTTTCATGGCTCTCGATATCCTGAGAAAGCGCAATGTCGATTTTGAAGTCGATTTCTTTGGCTGGCCCCTGGGCAAGCTCAAGGTTGACTTTCCCTATCGCGATCTTGGCATTCTGAAGGGTGAGCAACTGGCGGAGCTTTATCGCGAGGCAACCGTTGGCGTGGTGTTTTCCGCCACCAATCATTCGCTGGTCAACAAGGAAATGATGGCCTGCGGGCTTCCCGTCATCGATCTCGATCTCGATACCGTCCGCTCGATCTTTCCTGACAAGACCATGGCCTTCGCCGACCCGACACCGGAGGGCATTGCCGATCAGATCGAGCGTCTGCTCAAGCAGCCTGAGGAGCGTGAGCGTCTTCGGCAAGGCGGCCTCGATTATGTGAAGGACCTATCCTGGGAAAAATCAGCGCGTCTCGTCGAGGCCGCGATCCGGGAACGCGTCGCCCACGGCGCGCAGCAAGGGCCAAAATCATGA